In one window of Methanolobus mangrovi DNA:
- a CDS encoding PocR ligand-binding domain-containing protein: protein MDYKFTDLVNIDELQELMHSFCEFSDLSFSLIDDNDNVLIASGWIGLCSKFHRTNPVTAKRCIESNGNIRSCMETKSNYYEYKCKNGLVNIAIPINVHGKHLATLIFSQFLFDEPDYDFFRKQAESIGFDVDSYLKALDEVPIFSKDKAWKVVRYCSKFTNLIVDVALLNSKQKMHEIRSNAHASELAANKEALSSLDNMKNELISTFSHELKTPLSIIKGYNELLYDGCLGPVDQRQKNALDSAILNINRLENIVDSLLYLGMEHLDEHFYDFLPLNISEVIESVAVKSARALKDKNLSLQTDIPQKVPMIHGDSKKLYQALFHLLDNAIKFSPQGSTIAISVTEADGRLYLSMKDNGIGIVEEQLSCIFEGFYQVDSSLTRKYPGVGLGLNICQRIIERHEGTIRVESKVNEGSTFHIGFPIKEHFANCMPPSN from the coding sequence ATGGATTATAAATTTACCGATCTGGTGAACATTGATGAGCTGCAGGAATTAATGCATAGTTTCTGTGAATTTTCAGATCTATCATTTTCCCTGATAGATGATAATGACAATGTTCTCATAGCTTCAGGATGGATCGGACTATGCTCAAAATTCCATCGTACTAATCCCGTTACAGCAAAAAGGTGCATTGAAAGTAACGGCAACATCAGATCGTGCATGGAAACAAAGAGTAATTACTATGAGTATAAATGCAAAAATGGCCTTGTGAATATTGCAATACCCATTAATGTTCACGGCAAGCATCTTGCAACATTAATCTTTTCTCAGTTTCTTTTTGATGAACCTGACTATGATTTTTTCCGGAAACAGGCGGAGTCTATAGGTTTTGATGTAGACTCATACCTTAAAGCTCTTGATGAAGTTCCCATCTTCAGTAAGGACAAAGCCTGGAAAGTCGTGAGGTATTGCTCAAAGTTTACAAACCTGATAGTTGACGTGGCTCTTCTGAATAGTAAACAAAAAATGCATGAGATCAGGAGTAATGCACATGCATCGGAACTTGCTGCAAACAAAGAGGCATTAAGTTCTCTTGACAATATGAAAAATGAGTTAATTTCAACATTCAGTCATGAGCTCAAGACTCCTTTGTCAATAATAAAAGGATATAACGAACTTCTCTATGATGGGTGTCTGGGTCCGGTCGATCAGCGTCAAAAAAATGCTTTAGATTCCGCTATTCTTAATATCAACAGGCTTGAAAACATAGTTGATTCACTTTTATATCTTGGAATGGAACATTTGGATGAGCATTTTTACGATTTTCTGCCTTTGAATATCTCAGAGGTTATTGAGTCAGTGGCTGTTAAGTCTGCAAGAGCTCTTAAAGATAAGAATCTGAGCTTGCAAACTGATATTCCTCAAAAGGTTCCTATGATCCATGGCGACAGCAAAAAACTATATCAGGCACTTTTCCACTTGCTTGACAACGCTATAAAATTCTCTCCTCAGGGGAGTACTATAGCTATATCTGTAACTGAAGCAGATGGTCGTTTATATTTGAGTATGAAGGACAACGGTATTGGTATTGTTGAAGAGCAGTTATCCTGCATATTTGAAGGATTTTACCAGGTAGATAGTTCTCTCACAAGAAAATATCCGGGAGTGGGTCTGGGACTTAACATCTGCCAGCGTATAATTGAACGTCATGAAGGAACTATACGTGTTGAAAGTAAGGTTAATGAAGGTTCTACGTTCCACATCGGTTTCCCTATAAAAGAACATTTTGCAAATTGCATGCCTCCTTCTAATTAG